The following proteins come from a genomic window of Flavobacterium crocinum:
- a CDS encoding beta-ketoacyl-[acyl-carrier-protein] synthase family protein yields MNRRVVITGMGIYSCIGTSLDEVKDSLYQGKSGIQFDSERKEFGFQSALTGMVPKADLKNLLTRRQRMSIGEETEYAYMATIEALKNANIDDAFFDEREVGIMYGNDSVSKAIIDATDIVREKKDTALIGSGAIFKSMNSTVTMNLSTIFKLRGINLTVSAACASGSHSIGLAYFLIKSGFQDIVITGGAQEINKYAMSSFDGLGVFSNRESDPEKASRPFDSGRDGLIPSGGGATLILESYESAIARGANIIAEIGGYGFSSNGGHISTPNVEGPATAMKRALDDAQLQASDIEYINAHATSTPVGDANEAKAIFEVFGEKNPPVSSTKSMTGHECWMAGASEIIYSILMMQNDFIAPNINLENPDEDASKLNLVKVTLNKKFDIFLSNSFGFGGTNSALVVKKFKLNDE; encoded by the coding sequence ATGAATAGACGAGTTGTAATTACTGGAATGGGAATTTATTCTTGTATCGGAACTTCTTTAGACGAAGTAAAGGATTCTTTGTACCAAGGAAAATCTGGTATTCAGTTTGATTCTGAGCGAAAAGAATTTGGTTTTCAATCGGCCCTTACAGGAATGGTTCCGAAAGCTGATTTAAAAAATCTATTGACACGCAGACAGCGTATGAGCATCGGTGAAGAAACCGAGTATGCTTATATGGCTACTATTGAAGCATTAAAAAATGCTAATATTGACGATGCCTTTTTTGACGAACGTGAAGTAGGTATTATGTACGGAAATGATAGTGTTTCTAAAGCAATCATTGACGCTACAGATATTGTCCGCGAGAAAAAAGACACCGCTCTTATTGGTTCTGGTGCGATTTTCAAGTCGATGAATTCTACAGTTACCATGAATCTTTCTACTATTTTTAAACTTAGAGGAATCAATTTAACTGTAAGTGCAGCTTGTGCGAGCGGTTCACATTCTATTGGTTTAGCTTATTTTTTAATTAAAAGCGGTTTTCAGGACATCGTAATTACGGGCGGTGCTCAGGAAATTAACAAATATGCCATGAGCAGTTTTGACGGATTAGGTGTTTTTTCCAACAGAGAAAGCGATCCTGAAAAAGCATCAAGACCTTTCGATTCTGGTCGAGACGGATTAATTCCGAGTGGTGGCGGGGCTACTTTAATTTTGGAAAGTTATGAATCAGCCATCGCACGTGGCGCCAACATTATTGCCGAAATCGGCGGTTACGGATTTTCATCAAATGGTGGGCATATTTCTACTCCAAACGTTGAAGGACCTGCAACAGCTATGAAAAGAGCTCTTGATGATGCGCAATTACAAGCTTCAGACATTGAATATATAAATGCACATGCAACTTCAACTCCGGTTGGTGATGCAAACGAAGCCAAAGCGATTTTTGAAGTCTTTGGCGAAAAAAATCCGCCTGTAAGTTCTACCAAATCAATGACAGGCCACGAATGCTGGATGGCTGGAGCAAGTGAAATTATTTATTCTATCTTAATGATGCAGAACGATTTCATTGCACCAAACATCAATTTAGAAAATCCAGACGAAGATGCTTCAAAATTAAATTTAGTTAAAGTTACGTTAAACAAAAAATTTGACATATTTTTGTCCAATTCTTTCGGGTTTGGAGGAACCAACTCGGCGTTGGTGGTTAAAAAGTTTAAATTGAACGATGAATAA
- a CDS encoding NADPH-dependent FMN reductase family protein, translated as MKNVLVIYYSQSGQLETIAKQIAKPFLKDENIKVTFHEIQLEKPFPFPWNKESFFDAFPESFLQIPTALKPVPEEILNTKFDLILFHYQVWYLSPSIPINSFLKSDDAKKLLNNTPVITISGSRNMWIMAQEKIKTLLKEANAKLVGNVALVDRVGNLISVITIVEWMFSGVKKKYLGIFPLPGVSDKDIEESSQFGEIMLDSFNKNNLNDLQPKLVNAGAVKISSYLVTVDKTANKIFNKWSNIIYKNQKKRKQLLKVFNIYLFLAIWLISPIVYILHLITYPLKLKSIKKQTQYYQGV; from the coding sequence ATGAAAAATGTTCTCGTTATTTATTATTCTCAATCAGGGCAGCTGGAAACTATTGCAAAGCAAATTGCAAAACCGTTTTTAAAAGATGAGAATATAAAGGTAACTTTTCACGAAATACAATTAGAAAAGCCGTTTCCTTTTCCCTGGAATAAGGAATCTTTTTTTGATGCATTCCCGGAATCTTTTTTACAGATTCCGACAGCATTAAAACCAGTTCCGGAAGAAATTTTAAACACAAAATTTGATTTGATCCTTTTTCATTATCAGGTTTGGTATTTATCTCCTTCTATTCCTATCAATTCCTTTTTGAAAAGTGACGATGCCAAAAAACTATTAAATAATACTCCTGTTATTACCATCAGCGGTTCAAGAAACATGTGGATTATGGCTCAGGAAAAAATTAAAACCCTGCTGAAAGAAGCAAACGCTAAATTGGTTGGAAATGTAGCTTTGGTAGACCGCGTTGGAAACTTAATCAGCGTCATCACAATTGTAGAATGGATGTTTTCTGGAGTTAAGAAAAAATATTTAGGTATTTTTCCGCTTCCGGGAGTTTCAGATAAAGATATAGAAGAATCAAGTCAGTTTGGAGAAATTATGCTGGATTCTTTCAACAAGAATAATTTAAATGACTTGCAACCGAAGTTAGTAAACGCAGGTGCTGTAAAAATAAGTTCCTATTTAGTGACTGTCGATAAAACGGCAAATAAAATTTTCAATAAGTGGTCAAACATCATTTATAAAAATCAAAAAAAGCGAAAACAGTTGCTTAAAGTATTTAATATTTATTTATTCCTTGCGATATGGTTAATTTCACCAATAGTGTATATATTGCACCTTATTACCTATCCGCTTAAGTTAAAATCTATAAAAAAGCAAACTCAATATTATCAGGGAGTTTAG
- a CDS encoding acyl carrier protein gives MNKEEIIAKINGFLVDEFEVDNDDIEPNANLKDTLGLDSLDYVDLVVSIESNFGVKLVEADFVGISDFQSFYDLIETKIKAKSA, from the coding sequence ATGAATAAAGAAGAGATTATAGCAAAAATTAATGGTTTTTTAGTTGATGAATTTGAAGTTGATAATGACGACATTGAACCAAATGCTAATTTAAAAGATACGCTTGGATTAGATAGTTTAGATTATGTTGATTTAGTAGTTTCAATTGAATCTAACTTTGGCGTAAAACTAGTTGAAGCAGATTTTGTTGGAATTTCTGATTTCCAAAGTTTTTATGACCTTATTGAAACTAAAATAAAAGCCAAATCAGCTTAA
- the fabG gene encoding 3-oxoacyl-ACP reductase FabG produces MKCVLVTGGSRGIGSAICKKLAVESDYHILINYHSNKTAAEETLQEIQKLGATGEILGFDVADFDQVQNVLTQWQEANPEKLVEAIVNNAGITKDGLFMWMTPQDWNNVMNTSVNGFFNVTQFFIQKMLRNKYGRIVNIVSVSGLKGTAGQTNYSAAKGAIVAATKALAQEVAKRNITVNAVAPGFIKTDMTSELDEKELLKLIPVNRFGEAEEVADLVSFLISKKASYITGEIININGGIYS; encoded by the coding sequence ATGAAGTGTGTATTAGTAACAGGCGGTTCGAGAGGAATCGGAAGTGCTATTTGTAAAAAATTAGCCGTAGAATCCGATTATCATATTCTGATTAATTATCATTCGAATAAAACAGCTGCCGAAGAAACATTACAAGAAATTCAAAAATTAGGTGCAACAGGAGAAATTCTAGGTTTTGATGTTGCCGATTTTGATCAAGTACAAAACGTTCTTACGCAATGGCAGGAAGCCAATCCTGAAAAATTGGTAGAAGCGATTGTAAATAATGCCGGAATTACAAAAGATGGTCTTTTTATGTGGATGACACCACAGGATTGGAACAACGTGATGAATACAAGTGTAAACGGTTTTTTTAATGTAACGCAATTTTTTATTCAAAAAATGCTTCGTAACAAATACGGCCGAATTGTAAATATTGTTTCTGTTTCCGGATTAAAAGGAACTGCTGGACAAACCAATTATTCGGCTGCAAAAGGCGCTATTGTTGCTGCTACAAAAGCATTGGCACAAGAAGTGGCAAAACGAAATATTACAGTGAATGCTGTTGCTCCTGGTTTTATTAAAACAGATATGACAAGTGAACTGGACGAAAAAGAACTACTGAAACTGATTCCGGTAAATCGTTTTGGCGAAGCCGAAGAAGTTGCAGATTTGGTAAGCTTTTTGATTTCTAAAAAAGCAAGTTATATTACAGGAGAAATTATCAATATTAACGGCGGAATATATTCTTAA
- a CDS encoding LpxL/LpxP family acyltransferase, with protein sequence MSQWDGKSKGTVLGYRIFVFLIKKAGVKAAYALLYFVASYYFLFLKKSNRAIFYYFKERLQYSWFKSKKMVFKSYYTFGQTIIDKVSISAGMRNKFTYEFDGIETLKKLLAEKKGGVLISAHVGNFEIAEHFLGDIDLNFQINLVTTDLEHSAIKNYLESVTQKPTVKFIIIKEDLSHIFEINAALANNELVCFTGDRYFEGTKSLSENLLGKEANFPAGPFLIASRLKVPVVFVYVMKEPNLHYHLFAREATVKHRDEKGLLKEYVNSVESILRQYPLQWFNYFDFWNDLKA encoded by the coding sequence ATGAGTCAATGGGATGGCAAATCAAAAGGAACTGTTTTAGGTTATAGAATATTCGTTTTTTTGATTAAAAAAGCGGGTGTTAAAGCTGCTTACGCCTTACTTTATTTCGTTGCTTCTTATTACTTTTTATTTTTAAAGAAAAGCAATCGTGCTATCTTTTATTATTTTAAAGAGAGGCTGCAGTATTCCTGGTTCAAATCTAAAAAAATGGTTTTCAAAAGTTACTACACTTTTGGACAAACCATTATTGATAAAGTTTCTATCTCAGCAGGAATGCGAAACAAATTCACTTATGAGTTTGACGGAATTGAAACCCTCAAAAAACTGCTTGCTGAAAAAAAAGGCGGTGTTTTAATTAGTGCCCATGTTGGTAATTTTGAAATTGCCGAGCACTTTTTGGGAGACATTGACCTCAATTTTCAAATCAATCTAGTTACAACAGATTTAGAACATTCTGCCATTAAGAATTACTTAGAGAGTGTTACGCAAAAACCGACCGTAAAATTCATCATTATCAAAGAAGATTTGTCTCATATTTTTGAGATCAACGCGGCTTTAGCCAATAACGAATTGGTTTGTTTTACAGGAGATCGTTATTTTGAAGGCACTAAATCTCTTTCTGAAAATCTTTTGGGCAAAGAAGCTAATTTTCCTGCCGGACCATTTTTAATTGCTTCAAGATTAAAAGTTCCTGTTGTTTTTGTATATGTAATGAAAGAGCCAAATCTTCATTATCATTTATTCGCTAGAGAAGCGACAGTAAAACACCGTGACGAAAAAGGTCTTCTGAAAGAATATGTAAACAGTGTAGAAAGTATTCTGCGACAATATCCTTTACAATGGTTTAACTATTTTGATTTTTGGAACGATTTAAAAGCATAA
- a CDS encoding beta-ketoacyl-ACP synthase III, with protein MFEVYITKAAKYLPNEAVSNDEMEAYLGLINDTASKARRIILRNNKITSRYYAVDKTGKSTHSNAELTRNAILPLFDENFTPQDLEVLSCGTSTPDIFLPSHAAMVHGLLKNKSVELNSSTGVCCAGMNSLKFGFLSVRSGNSNNAICTGSEKVSTWLNAQKYNHEAENLKNLEEQPIIAFKKDFLRWMLSDGAGAFLLENKPRGPISLKIEWMEAFSYAYELETCMYAGGDKLENGEIKGWSDYAPEQWLNESVFSIKQDVKLLDEFILSKGAESMKDAMDKNNIKSEDITYFIPHVSSNFFVEGLKKGLTEKGIGMSDDKWFMNLSRVGNVGSASIYLALEELMNSGNLKKGDHILLSVPESGRFSFAYAYLTVC; from the coding sequence ATGTTTGAAGTATATATTACAAAAGCTGCAAAATATTTGCCCAACGAAGCTGTTTCTAACGATGAAATGGAAGCCTATTTAGGTCTTATCAACGATACTGCATCAAAAGCAAGACGTATTATTTTGCGCAATAATAAAATTACAAGCCGATATTACGCTGTTGACAAAACAGGAAAAAGTACACACAGTAATGCCGAATTAACTAGAAATGCTATTCTTCCATTATTTGACGAAAATTTCACACCACAGGATTTAGAAGTACTTTCGTGCGGAACCTCAACTCCGGATATTTTTCTGCCTTCGCATGCCGCGATGGTACATGGTTTATTAAAAAATAAATCGGTAGAATTAAACTCTTCAACGGGAGTTTGCTGTGCCGGAATGAACTCTCTAAAATTTGGTTTTCTTTCAGTGCGTTCCGGAAATTCAAACAATGCAATCTGCACAGGATCTGAAAAAGTTTCGACTTGGCTGAATGCTCAAAAATACAATCACGAAGCAGAGAACTTAAAAAATCTTGAAGAACAGCCTATTATTGCTTTCAAAAAAGATTTCTTAAGATGGATGCTTTCAGACGGTGCCGGTGCTTTCTTATTAGAAAACAAACCACGTGGACCAATCTCCCTAAAAATCGAATGGATGGAAGCTTTTTCGTATGCTTACGAATTAGAGACTTGCATGTATGCAGGAGGAGATAAATTAGAAAATGGAGAAATCAAAGGCTGGAGCGATTATGCGCCGGAACAATGGTTGAACGAATCTGTTTTCTCTATTAAACAAGACGTAAAGTTATTAGATGAATTTATCCTGTCAAAAGGTGCGGAAAGCATGAAAGACGCAATGGATAAAAACAACATCAAATCAGAAGATATTACTTATTTCATTCCTCACGTTTCTTCTAATTTTTTTGTGGAAGGATTAAAAAAAGGATTAACGGAGAAAGGAATCGGAATGAGTGATGATAAATGGTTTATGAATCTTTCCCGAGTTGGAAATGTTGGTTCTGCCTCTATTTATCTTGCTTTAGAAGAATTAATGAATTCAGGGAATCTGAAAAAAGGAGATCATATCCTTTTATCAGTTCCGGAAAGCGGGAGATTTTCTTTCGCATATGCGTATTTAACGGTTTGCTAA